A single window of Lysobacter oculi DNA harbors:
- a CDS encoding alpha/beta hydrolase family protein: MNMTMEQIALASEDGHRWTLDACIPGSPRAALLWLPALGVAARHYQAFAEALAARGIATFLHEWRGHGSSSLRASHACNWAYRELLERDIPASQRAMAERLPGLPAILGGHSLGGQMSACRLALAPESASRLWLVGSGVPFAPAFSARLRWGLPLLFTLTPWLAKRFGALPGRTIGFGGREAEGVMRDWAGTGRAERYLIHSMGRDLDPLMRDVRVPVEGVLLDDDWYAPEASMRGLAERVGGAVHLQHIDRTQTDGHHGHFGWMRAPAAVADALAASLDAHAPVQP; the protein is encoded by the coding sequence ATGAACATGACGATGGAACAGATCGCGCTCGCCAGCGAGGACGGCCACCGCTGGACGCTCGACGCCTGCATCCCCGGATCGCCGCGCGCCGCCCTGCTCTGGCTGCCCGCGCTCGGTGTCGCCGCGCGGCATTACCAGGCCTTCGCCGAAGCGCTGGCCGCACGCGGCATCGCCACCTTCCTGCACGAATGGCGCGGGCACGGCAGCAGTTCGCTGCGCGCCTCGCACGCCTGCAACTGGGCCTACCGCGAGCTGCTGGAACGCGACATCCCGGCCAGCCAGCGCGCCATGGCCGAGCGACTGCCCGGCCTGCCGGCGATCCTCGGCGGCCACAGCCTGGGTGGTCAGATGTCGGCCTGCCGGCTGGCATTGGCGCCGGAATCCGCCTCGCGGCTGTGGCTGGTCGGCAGTGGCGTGCCCTTCGCGCCCGCCTTCTCGGCGCGGCTGCGCTGGGGCCTGCCGCTGCTGTTCACGCTGACGCCGTGGCTGGCGAAGCGCTTCGGTGCCCTGCCCGGGCGGACCATTGGTTTTGGCGGGCGCGAGGCCGAAGGCGTGATGCGCGACTGGGCCGGCACCGGACGCGCCGAGCGCTACCTCATCCACAGCATGGGCCGCGATCTGGACCCGCTGATGCGCGACGTGCGTGTACCGGTGGAGGGCGTGCTGCTCGATGACGACTGGTACGCCCCCGAAGCCTCGATGCGCGGGCTCGCCGAACGCGTGGGTGGCGCGGTCCACCTCCAGCACATCGACCGCACGCAGACCGACGGCCACCACGGGCATTTCGGGTGGATGCGCGCACCGGCCGCCGTCGCCGATGCATTGGCCGCTTCACTCGACGCGCACGCCCCGGTCCAGCCCTGA
- the thiD gene encoding bifunctional hydroxymethylpyrimidine kinase/phosphomethylpyrimidine kinase, which yields MNIDSRPPCAMTIAGSDSGGGAGIQADLRTFAAHGVHGLCVLAALTAQNTQGVTAVHVPPTTFVRAQIDTCFADFNVVAVKLGMLANAEVVDAVAAALAAHAPRFIVLDPVMVATSGAKLLDDAAHIALRERLLPMATVLTPNIPEAEWLLGRRIEDAASVSAALRELHALGARHVLLKGAHLDEGMLVRDRWFDGEHEAEFVHARLDIEGHGTGCTLASAIAANLCRGLAPIEAAREAGDYVARALALGYRPGQAGMVVLDHFGAAHRA from the coding sequence ATGAACATTGATTCCCGCCCACCCTGCGCCATGACCATCGCCGGCAGCGATTCCGGCGGCGGCGCCGGCATCCAGGCCGACCTGCGCACCTTCGCCGCCCACGGCGTGCACGGGCTGTGCGTGCTGGCCGCTCTCACCGCGCAGAACACCCAGGGCGTCACCGCCGTCCACGTGCCGCCGACGACGTTCGTGCGCGCGCAGATCGATACCTGCTTCGCCGACTTCAACGTCGTCGCGGTCAAGCTCGGCATGCTGGCCAACGCGGAAGTGGTCGATGCGGTCGCTGCCGCGCTCGCCGCGCACGCGCCCCGCTTCATCGTGCTGGACCCGGTGATGGTCGCCACCTCCGGCGCCAAGCTGCTGGACGATGCCGCCCATATCGCCCTGCGCGAACGCCTGCTGCCGATGGCCACCGTGCTGACGCCCAACATTCCCGAAGCCGAATGGCTGCTCGGCCGCAGGATTGAAGATGCGGCTTCGGTCAGCGCCGCGCTGCGCGAACTGCATGCGCTCGGCGCGCGCCACGTGCTGCTCAAGGGCGCGCATCTCGACGAGGGCATGCTGGTCCGCGACCGCTGGTTCGATGGCGAACACGAAGCGGAATTCGTGCACGCCCGCCTCGACATCGAAGGCCATGGCACCGGCTGCACGCTGGCCTCGGCCATCGCCGCCAACCTGTGCCGCGGCCTGGCGCCCATCGAAGCCGCCCGCGAAGCCGGCGATTACGTCGCCCGCGCACTCGCGCTCGGCTACCGGCCCGGACAGGCCGGCATGGTCGTGCTGGATCACTTCGGCGCCGCCCATCGCGCATGA
- a CDS encoding YoaK family protein, which produces MKNRDGLPAWVILGACALACIAGMVNVVGYMGFQHQGITHLTGTTTLLGEALSGGNWRASGQLASMILAFVSGAAAGGLIIQDQRLKLGRRYGVALAMVSALLFASAMSFRSSTMAGPVFAAVACGLQNAIATTYSDALVRTTHVSGLFTDIGIALGHALRGMPFEFKRMQLSVLTIGAFATGCAIGALLFRRFSYDALYVPATWTGVVGIGYALYHHHRFSRHEH; this is translated from the coding sequence ATGAAGAACCGCGACGGCTTGCCGGCCTGGGTCATCCTCGGTGCCTGCGCACTGGCCTGCATCGCCGGCATGGTCAACGTGGTCGGCTACATGGGCTTCCAGCACCAGGGCATCACCCACCTGACCGGCACCACCACCCTGCTCGGCGAGGCGCTGTCGGGCGGCAACTGGCGTGCGAGCGGGCAACTGGCGTCGATGATTCTTGCGTTCGTGTCCGGCGCGGCGGCCGGCGGCCTCATCATCCAGGACCAGCGCCTGAAGCTGGGGCGGCGCTACGGCGTGGCCCTGGCGATGGTCTCGGCGCTGCTGTTCGCCTCCGCCATGTCGTTCAGGTCCAGCACCATGGCCGGCCCGGTTTTCGCGGCCGTGGCCTGCGGCCTGCAGAACGCCATCGCCACCACCTACAGCGACGCCCTGGTGCGTACCACGCATGTCTCCGGCCTGTTCACCGACATCGGCATCGCGCTCGGCCACGCGCTGCGCGGCATGCCGTTCGAGTTCAAGCGCATGCAGCTGTCGGTGCTGACCATCGGCGCGTTCGCCACCGGCTGCGCCATCGGCGCGCTGCTGTTCCGCCGCTTCTCCTACGATGCGCTCTACGTCCCCGCCACTTGGACCGGCGTGGTCGGCATCGGCTACGCCCTCTACCACCACCATCGTTTCAGCCGCCATGAACATTGA
- a CDS encoding GNAT family N-acetyltransferase, translated as MDDAEALHRLVQASRAELSPWLAWCRAGYTPADAEAWIAYSMQAWATRTGFPFAVVDEEDRLVGGTGLNQLNLERRSANLGYWIGSAFTGHGFARQAATQAAGFGFDELGLVRIEIMAMPGNAASIKVAEACGATREGIARHGILDGGTPRDTVLFSLIPADLA; from the coding sequence ATGGACGATGCCGAAGCCCTGCACCGGCTGGTGCAGGCCTCGCGCGCCGAACTGTCACCGTGGCTGGCGTGGTGTCGCGCCGGCTACACGCCGGCTGATGCCGAGGCGTGGATCGCCTATTCGATGCAGGCCTGGGCCACGCGCACGGGCTTTCCGTTCGCGGTGGTCGATGAGGAAGACAGGCTCGTCGGCGGCACCGGCCTCAACCAGCTCAACCTGGAGCGGCGCAGCGCCAACCTCGGCTACTGGATCGGCAGCGCGTTCACCGGCCACGGCTTTGCGCGACAGGCCGCAACGCAGGCGGCAGGTTTCGGGTTCGACGAACTCGGCCTGGTGCGCATCGAGATCATGGCGATGCCCGGCAACGCCGCCAGCATCAAGGTCGCGGAAGCCTGCGGCGCGACGCGCGAAGGCATCGCCCGCCACGGCATCCTGGATGGCGGCACCCCGCGCGACACCGTTCTGTTTTCGCTGATCCCCGCAGACCTGGCATGA
- a CDS encoding PhoH family protein, giving the protein MTEGKRLYVLDTNVLMHDPTALFKFEEHDVFLPMQVIEELDNGKKGTSEASRNARQVSRFINELIEEQGADKIATGLKLRPPGGLQLKSEAARGVLRFQTAGFGGGGDAFGTVMPDNHILAAIVALQAREPGQHVVFVSKDINLRIKAAIAGIPSEDYENDRALDDFNLLFTGSTALPADFWQRSGKELKSWTDKGRTYYEVATSDDDDWYANQFLYLPGDEQSEFRVASVGGGKAVLQIVDDYRSQQHAVWGITARNREQNFALNALMDPDIDFVTLLGTAGTGKTLLTLAAGLAQTMDAQRYREIIMTRATVSVGEDIGFLPGTEEEKMTPWMGALTDNLEVLMPNAKGGGSWERAATNDLLASRIKIRSMNFMRGRTFLSRYLILDEAQNLTPKQMKTLITRAGPGTKIVCLGNVEQIDTPYLTETTSGLTYAVDRFKNWAHSAHITLRRGERSRLADHASEVL; this is encoded by the coding sequence ATGACCGAAGGCAAGCGCCTCTACGTCCTCGACACCAATGTGTTGATGCACGACCCGACCGCGTTGTTCAAGTTCGAGGAACACGATGTGTTCCTGCCGATGCAGGTGATCGAGGAACTCGACAACGGCAAGAAGGGCACCAGCGAGGCTTCGCGCAACGCCCGCCAGGTGAGCCGCTTCATCAACGAACTGATCGAGGAACAGGGCGCCGACAAGATCGCCACCGGCCTCAAGCTGCGGCCGCCGGGTGGCCTGCAACTCAAGAGCGAGGCGGCGCGCGGCGTGCTGCGATTCCAGACCGCCGGTTTCGGCGGCGGTGGCGACGCCTTCGGCACGGTGATGCCGGACAACCACATCCTCGCGGCCATCGTCGCGTTGCAGGCGCGCGAGCCCGGCCAGCACGTGGTCTTTGTCTCCAAGGACATCAACCTGCGGATCAAGGCGGCGATCGCCGGCATCCCCAGCGAGGACTACGAGAACGACCGCGCGCTCGACGATTTCAACCTGCTGTTCACCGGCTCCACAGCCCTGCCCGCGGATTTCTGGCAGCGCAGCGGCAAGGAGCTGAAGTCGTGGACGGACAAGGGCCGCACCTATTACGAAGTGGCGACGTCGGATGACGACGACTGGTATGCCAACCAGTTCCTGTACCTGCCCGGCGACGAGCAGAGCGAGTTCCGCGTGGCCTCGGTCGGCGGCGGCAAGGCGGTGCTGCAGATCGTCGATGACTACCGCAGCCAGCAGCACGCCGTGTGGGGCATCACCGCGCGCAACCGCGAGCAGAACTTCGCGCTCAACGCGCTGATGGACCCGGACATCGACTTCGTCACCCTGCTCGGCACCGCCGGCACCGGCAAGACGCTGCTGACGCTGGCCGCCGGCCTGGCGCAGACCATGGACGCGCAGCGCTACCGCGAGATCATCATGACCCGCGCCACGGTCAGCGTGGGCGAGGACATCGGCTTCCTGCCCGGCACCGAAGAGGAAAAGATGACGCCGTGGATGGGGGCGCTCACCGACAACCTGGAAGTGCTGATGCCCAATGCCAAGGGCGGCGGCAGCTGGGAACGCGCGGCGACCAACGACCTGCTGGCATCGCGCATCAAGATCCGCTCGATGAACTTCATGCGTGGTCGCACTTTCCTCTCGCGTTATCTCATCCTGGACGAGGCGCAGAACCTCACGCCCAAGCAGATGAAGACGCTGATCACCCGCGCCGGCCCCGGCACCAAGATCGTCTGCCTGGGCAACGTAGAGCAGATCGACACGCCGTACCTGACCGAAACGACATCGGGCCTGACCTACGCCGTGGACCGCTTCAAGAACTGGGCACACAGCGCGCACATCACCCTGCGTCGCGGCGAGCGTTCGCGCCTGGCCGACCACGCGTCGGAAGTGCTGTAA
- a CDS encoding peroxiredoxin — protein sequence MTTPEAGKKLPASTLKLPLALGDGGSVTLGDYADSWLVLYFYPKDNTPGCTTEGRDFQALLNDFRKLGADVLGVSKDSVKTHANFCTKQGFEFPLVSDADERLCRAFGVIQPKKLYGREYEGIVRSTYLIDPEGRIAHVWQPVKVPGHAQAVLDTLKDARSQ from the coding sequence ATGACGACGCCCGAAGCCGGCAAAAAACTCCCCGCATCCACCCTCAAGCTGCCGCTCGCGCTGGGCGATGGCGGCAGCGTCACCCTCGGTGACTACGCGGACAGCTGGCTCGTCCTCTACTTCTACCCGAAGGACAACACGCCGGGCTGCACCACCGAGGGCCGCGACTTCCAGGCGCTTCTGAATGACTTCCGCAAGCTCGGCGCCGACGTGCTGGGCGTGTCGAAGGATTCGGTGAAGACGCATGCCAACTTCTGCACCAAGCAGGGTTTCGAGTTCCCGCTGGTCAGCGACGCCGACGAACGCCTGTGCCGCGCCTTCGGCGTGATCCAGCCGAAGAAGCTCTACGGCCGCGAGTACGAAGGCATCGTCCGCAGCACCTACCTGATCGACCCCGAAGGCCGCATCGCCCACGTCTGGCAGCCGGTGAAGGTGCCGGGCCACGCACAGGCGGTACTCGACACTCTCAAGGACGCGCGATCGCAGTGA
- a CDS encoding glycine cleavage system protein R, with product MNDQSARPSQNENHLFINAYSTHPASPLLSVTRRIADSGCNLVDARLTTVGRDVSVSALATGSWDAVAKLETMIERLGRDESLRIVHYRTGPKPLQSNLIPYIVEVVAADKPGILFQLADFFDRQGITVENLHSSRYKAMQTGAEMFTAQITIGVPADMHIASLRDDFLEFCDHLNLDAIMDPMKF from the coding sequence TTGAACGACCAGTCCGCACGACCTTCGCAGAACGAGAACCATCTCTTCATCAACGCCTACAGCACGCACCCGGCTTCGCCGCTGCTGTCGGTCACCCGCCGCATCGCGGACAGCGGCTGCAACCTGGTCGATGCACGCCTGACCACGGTGGGGCGCGATGTCTCGGTGTCCGCGCTCGCCACGGGTTCGTGGGACGCGGTGGCCAAGCTGGAAACGATGATCGAGCGCCTGGGCCGCGATGAATCCCTGCGCATCGTCCACTACCGCACCGGCCCCAAGCCGCTGCAGTCCAACCTGATTCCCTACATCGTGGAAGTGGTGGCCGCCGACAAGCCGGGCATCCTGTTCCAGCTGGCGGATTTCTTCGACCGCCAGGGCATCACCGTCGAGAACCTGCACAGCTCGCGCTACAAGGCGATGCAGACCGGCGCCGAGATGTTCACCGCGCAGATCACCATCGGGGTGCCGGCCGACATGCACATCGCCTCGCTGCGCGATGACTTCCTCGAGTTCTGCGACCACCTGAACCTCGACGCCATCATGGATCCGATGAAGTTCTGA
- the dapA gene encoding 4-hydroxy-tetrahydrodipicolinate synthase, translating into MPHAPLVLAGSITALATPFATDGSVDFDAWRRLIDLQLEGGTQALVVAGSTGEAAALTDAEFDALLRAAVAQVAGRVPVLAGTGLSNTAKTIALTRHVAALGADAALVVTPPYVRPTQAGLLAHYRAVAAEGGLPVVLYNVPGRTGCDMQPETAAALAVDPNIIGIKEAVSELARMAALLELKSPGFAILSGDDPTACRAMLAGADGVISVASNVLPAAMRRLCDHARAGETEPAAALDGALQPLFDFIGCEPNPIPVKALLRHAGLGDGLRLPLTSLASGNESRLAPAAAAILALENECRRPSPAST; encoded by the coding sequence TTGCCACACGCTCCGCTTGTACTTGCCGGCAGCATCACCGCGCTGGCCACGCCGTTCGCCACCGATGGTTCGGTGGATTTCGATGCCTGGCGCCGGCTCATCGACCTGCAGCTCGAAGGCGGCACCCAGGCGCTGGTCGTTGCCGGCTCCACGGGCGAGGCCGCCGCGCTCACCGACGCCGAATTCGACGCGCTTCTCCGCGCCGCCGTGGCCCAGGTCGCCGGTCGCGTGCCGGTGCTGGCCGGCACCGGCCTGTCGAACACCGCCAAGACCATCGCGCTGACCCGCCACGTGGCCGCGCTCGGCGCCGATGCCGCATTGGTCGTCACGCCGCCCTATGTGCGCCCCACCCAGGCCGGTCTGCTCGCGCATTACCGCGCGGTCGCCGCCGAAGGGGGGCTGCCGGTCGTCCTCTACAACGTGCCGGGCCGCACCGGCTGCGACATGCAGCCCGAGACCGCCGCCGCGCTCGCCGTCGACCCCAACATCATCGGCATCAAGGAAGCGGTGTCCGAGTTGGCGCGCATGGCGGCGCTGCTGGAACTGAAATCACCCGGCTTCGCGATTCTGTCGGGCGATGACCCGACCGCCTGCCGCGCCATGCTGGCCGGCGCCGACGGCGTGATCTCGGTGGCGTCCAACGTGCTGCCGGCCGCGATGCGCCGCCTCTGCGACCACGCCCGTGCCGGCGAAACCGAGCCCGCCGCCGCCCTCGACGGTGCGCTGCAGCCGCTGTTCGACTTCATCGGCTGCGAACCCAACCCCATCCCGGTGAAGGCGCTGCTGCGCCATGCCGGCCTCGGTGACGGCCTGCGCCTGCCGCTGACTTCGCTGGCCAGCGGGAACGAAAGCCGGCTCGCGCCCGCGGCAGCGGCTATCCTTGCCCTTGAGAACGAATGCCGCCGTCCATCGCCGGCATCCACATGA
- the fdxA gene encoding ferredoxin FdxA yields MPFVVTDNCIKCKYTDCVEVCPVDCFHEGANFLVIDPIECIDCTLCEPECPANAIYPEDDVPAGQEGYIALNAELSAEWPVITTRKDPLPEAKEWDGKPDKLPYLER; encoded by the coding sequence ATGCCCTTCGTCGTCACCGACAACTGCATCAAGTGCAAGTACACGGACTGTGTCGAGGTCTGCCCGGTGGACTGTTTCCACGAAGGCGCCAACTTCCTCGTCATCGACCCGATCGAGTGCATCGATTGCACCCTGTGCGAGCCGGAATGCCCGGCCAACGCGATCTATCCCGAAGACGACGTGCCGGCCGGCCAGGAAGGCTACATCGCGCTCAATGCGGAACTCTCCGCCGAGTGGCCGGTGATCACCACCCGCAAGGACCCGCTGCCGGAAGCCAAGGAATGGGACGGCAAGCCGGACAAGCTGCCCTACCTCGAGCGCTGA